TGAAGTTTCAGGCACTCCTGTGGGTCACTGGTATGTTAGAATAGAAAAGAGTATGTGAAATCGTTTTGATTAAAGGGGCTTTTAGCTGTTCTTACTTAAATTAAGCCATAAATGTAAGTCATTTCCCAAATTATACATTGTCCACTAGAAACCAAATTCCTTCAAGATCCATCCCATTTGGTGCTTACAGCTCCCACTCTGGTTTCAGCTATCCCTAAGCCACACGTTGTCCTGGCATGTCCAGCTCTGGGGAAACCCTAGGCTGCTAGTGTAGCCCCTGTAAGGTGTGCCTTCTCTTATACATgtcataataatagtaatagcaaTAGTATAATCTAGATACAGACTCAGTCTATCCCCTACATTTACATACTCATGGCCCTTTGCTTTTcctgatgaataaaaaaaaaaatactattctcTACTAAGAGACTCCTTCAATTTAAGGGAGCTCCAATCATAGCAGTTTCTGGCAACTCATTTATGTCACTTGGCTGTTATCTACAAGAAACTGGGCATTACACCATCCTGGGGACAGCACCTCTGCTGTTCATACTAGGTCCTAGAGGAAATCTCATCTCTCATTAAACCAAGATCCATGGCCAGGGTCCATGCCTTTCCCCCCTCCCTGAGCATTTCAGACGTGATAATGACACACTTTCCTTTGAAATGATTAACGTTCCTTTCTTCATAACCATGCTACCCTATCTCATAATTATGTGTAGATGCATATTATTcctttatcattttaataatttaattttctctttatttcaaagACTAATATCTTGTAATAAATTGTGTGttcaaaatatagaaatttaattgaatttcttttttccatgCACATTCGGTAttagtttcagaaaaaaaaaaaaaatctcaccagTTTTTTTCCAGAAGTTGAGTTTGCTTtatgttcctttttcttcttgctttaatTTAGGTGCAGCTGTCCAAAGTAAAGTATGAGTGATACCTGAGgaattattttctgaataattaaTACCAGAGAATCCCTGACCCCGTAAACCCAAAGGCTGGCAGAAATCAGTCTTCATAATTTCTGTTTCTCACACCTAATGAAATCTGCCATTTCACATAGTCTTTGGCAATCAATGCTCTCCTCTCTACTTCTTGTGGGTCTATTTAAAGAGAATGAAGCAAAAATGATAATGACCTTGGGGAAAGCATTTCCCCAATGTCTTCCTCCATAGTCAAAACCAAATTGATGCTCTACTGAAGAACTTAAATTCCCAAAGTCTGTCCAGTACTGTTCTCCACTAAGAGACtcctttaattttcacttttaagTCCATAACCTTAACTCACAGCAATTCAATGAACAGAAGTAATAGCTTTATCATGGTAAGCTTTGATCTGTGAATTAATATACTTCAACATATACAATAAATAGTATATATTTGATATATCTATTATAAAGATAtctcttttatattatttattgatttaattattctacCCTTTTAAAGATTTGAGTGGGGAAGAATGGATTAGGTTGTGTTATTGGGGTTCCCTGCTTTTCTCTTAATTTGTTCTATGCTGATTTCTGAAGAAAGATACGGGATGAGGTTCATTTCCTCCCTATGCTTGAGATGGGTTATGGTGCTCACtttaattcatttactttttgaGTGTACACCATTACTGTTGGATCTGAACACTGATAATAGTCTTGCTTTTTACGTTTCTAATCCTGTTGTTGTCTTGTCCCTTGTTCTTGCTGTTCACTTTGTTTTTTCTACCCTACTGCCACTATCTTTGTTTTGAATACAATCTTAAAAATGTCAAAGAGATCTTGCTATCTGAGGTTAAcagatgaaattatgaaaaaataggagtggggagggaaagaATGTTGGCAGGTTTGTGGGTGCACTCAATACGATTCACTGGTGTATTAGTAACCCACAGGTGCTCTAACAGATCACCACAGATAAAATGGCTTAAATAATACAAATTCAGGGCCTTACAGTTCTGGTTTCACTAGgctaaaaatagagacattggaATGGCTGCGTTCTGGGGAAAACTCATTTATTCAGTGCTCCCAGCTGCTACAGTTACCTGCTTCCTTACGGCCCTTTTCCTTCACTTCAAAGCCAGCCATGGAGCTCTTCAAATCTGACCttgctcctgcctcagttttccactTTGAAGAAATCTTGTGAATAGTCTGAGCCCACACAGATAATGTTATCCTTAACATCCTTGCTTGAAGGTGAACTGATCAGCAAATCTAATTTCTTCTGCAATCTTAATCTCCCCTTAGCCCATAACAAAAACTATTCATAGTTTCTGGGGATTAGGACCTGAACATCTTTGGGGGCCTCTATTCTACTAACCATGGTTATTTAGTTAGGTGGTTGGGAAAGTCGGTCCACCTTCTTCTTTTCCCACTTTGCAAGATGTACTTTAAGTGCTGGGACGTGTTTGAAATATGTTTTGGGAAGAATGCCAAATATGTCAGTAACAGAGTAGGAATGTCCATGTATTTTGCATAGAAATACGAGCAAGGGAAGGTAAGAGTAACTTCTTGCATGTAGAAAAACAGTTGCATCCATATAATAGGGGAATGAtggtaaataattaaaaatattgtcaaGTATAACATGGGTGCACAAAGTTACACAATCATGAAGCCACCACCTAAGTAATTTTCAGAAGTGAATATTATGGAAACACCACATCCAGGAACAGCACCCTGGACACCTACATTGTGACCTTTTCTAGTCACTGTTGCCTTTCCCTATTCATAAACCTCATCTGTATCCTGAAATCTAACACCACTATCTAGTTTTGCATGTTTAGGAACAGTATTAAAGTAGAACCAAATGATAATGGATTTGTAACATCTCTGATTTCCTAATAAGCAGAGTCCACCACCAAAGCTTGTTCACATTACTCTTGGAAGTGCAATCTCAGGAAAGCAGTAATGAGGGGGGAGTaagtggggaaggaaggaaagcaaagAAGTGATGGAAGGAATGTAAGTGCTTCCAGCACTTGGTAGTAAGCACGGCTGATTTCTGGATCTCTTTAAATCTTTGAAGAGTATATACATGTTGCTTTTCCAAATCTAAACATAGCTAGTAAGGGGTTGGGGGAACGTGTCCATTGGCTTCCTCTTCACATCAAAGTTCACTCTGTGCTGAGTCATTCTCCCTGCGGGGGATGGCTGTGTCACTGGGCCTTTCCTGCAGTTGTAGAAGAGGACAGAGTCCACATTGGCATCAGCGGCCTTTGTATCAGGAGACAAACTTTCTGGGACAGCTGTCAGGCCTAGCAAGGCTCCAGTCATATCCTAAAATATCTACCACCTTTGTAGCCACAGGAATCACTTGAGAAGGACTCCGCGGTGATCGCGTGTGAGTGATCCAGGTCCTGTGTGGTCATGCCTGTGAGTGGCCTGAAGTGTGGAGAAGAGTGTCCATAGGTCTTTATCTAGAGTCTCTTCCCATTACAGAGAAGTGCAGACCATCGCTACAGCTTCCCCATCTGCACACAAGACAAGTGTAAGAACCTGTTGTCATAAAACATTCAGAACAGCAGAACCTTGTTTGATTTATACCTATTTGTATTTTCTGATGGTATTGGGATTCTAGCTGAAGAGTGAGATACCTTGCCATCTTTCATGAAAAGTAAGGGGATAAGAGGTACAAGTCAACTTCTTCAAGGTGGTGGGAATTGCCTCAGAAGACTTAAAGTCATCATTGCTGCTATTCAGCTGATCTTAGGGCTACAATTCAGATGGCTCATCCATTCACCTGGGCCGGGCCCCCCCACACTCTACTCTTAGCTCTCTGTTGCTCAACAGCTCAAGTGACACTTCATGCAAAAAAAGGATTTGACCTTTCCTTTGCCCTTGTCAGTAGATCCCATTGAAATCTAGAAGTGTCCACAGTTACCTTACAAATGATGGAAGTAGCACCCTGATATGTGTAATATATGGTATCTCCAAAATTCACGGACCCGTCAAGGACTGTGACTTTCTCCTAGTGGTGGGAGATGAGAATagaaaatgactttctttctAACTGACCAAATCTCTGCACTCTCCACACCTCAGAAGTCCTAAGAACTCTACCCCCGTGGCAGTACTCTGAAACTTCACAGTGTTTAGCTTCTGCTTTCTGGTTTTTGTGAACCCAGTATgtatatgataaaaatatttatttttatctactgGAAAATTAAAGAGACTGGTATAAAATCAAAATACCTAACACAAAAATCAGTACTGTAAAATCACAAGACCAAAACCTAAAATCTcaaatgtacttttttctttgcttataatTCTTCAATTTGGGTTGGATTCAGCTGAATGGTTTTCCCCCTGCTCTCACCTGGAAACACGTTGATAGTTCTAAAACTGTGGGGGGTACAACATGGCCTGACTCACATATCTGGAAGTTGGTTCAGGTAACTCACTTCTCTCCATTCTCTGGGAGTGCAGATTTGACCCTACCCTATCAGGGTTGTCTTATAAAAAAGCTAAAGCTGTAAAGACTCTCATGCCGAGATTCAGAAATTAGATATAACTTTCGCCATATTATTCTAATAAGATTTCAAAGTCACATGTGATATGTGTCACAACATTAGCCCAGATAAAATCATGGATAAATAGATTTCACCTTTTTATGGAAGGAGTTGCAGAGAAGTTGTGGCCCTTGGATATAGTTGGCTATACAGGATACTTATTCAATCTCCATCACAAGTTCATGTAACATAGTGGTATCAATATAATGGAAGTTAGTTACTTTGCACAACATCCAGAGGATTAAATTTCCTTggataataaaatgaagaaaaaaatgacaggagATTATATGTCTCTGAGATAAAATATTATTGTCTTTGCCATAGAAGGTGAATCTTTCTCATCAAATTGGGAAAGCACTCTACCAAatgcgacaaagtaaaactctgtcttaaaaaataaataaataactgtttcttcatttttggtTTCTACATGAGAATACTTATTTCCACTATGCCTGAAATGAAATCCCTAAAAAGACCTTGTTTTCTATACCGTGTGTCTGCACACACGTCTCTGTAtgtgtttgagtgtgtgtgtgtggctggctaTCTAGTGTCACCGTAAACTAGCGTACCTCTTTAACATCGCTGCCCTTATTGGGAGCCCACTGATGTACACTTTTTCCTTCTTAGAGATCTAAGACAGAATTATCCAAGTTTCACTTAATGTGACAAGTGACTGCATGTGCTACACTGAAGACACTTTTTGATACGATTTCCCAATTGTCAATGCCCTGGGTTAATCTTGCTAACATAATCTAATGCTGCATCTCTGAGCGGTTTGCTGAGCTTCATCGAGCAGAGTGACCTCTTGCAGGGCTTTCTTCCTTCTGCCAGGGATTGACATACAGGTTTGCTTCAGTTGGCTTCACCCTTACCCTACTGTGGGGATCCCAGAAGTCTCAGAAGTTTCACATACTTCTAAGCATTTATTCCACTAACCATAGTATTTATCTAtggataattctttttaatttaatatatatttcttcaCATCAGTAATATATGAtaagattatttataaaaatgagaaaccactttcttaaaatgttcaaTCTTATTTACAATATAAAGTATAATGAAACAATAGAAGACACCAGAAGACATGTCCCAAAATGTTCAAAGTAGCACTAATAATGCTACTTGGAAAACCACCCAAAAGCCTAGCAAAAAGACAATGGATACATTATCAGCTGTCCCCCCACAGTAGGACACTATAGATCAGTGAAAACAAGCAGAAAATTTACCAACACGAGGAATGACTCACAAAGGTAATCATGAGAAGACATACACTAAACAGCATCATCTGTGTCATTTTTTATTGGACAGATTGGAGGAACAGGTAAACTAGTTGAGTTCAAAGTCAAAAATTGTGCCTACCTTTGGGAGGAACTAATGACAAGGAGGAATGAGGGGACTTCTCAGGGTGGGTAACTTCTGCCTCTTTAGTTGTAATTACATGATTGTACTCCAGGAAGGAAAGTTTTATGATCTGTACCCAGATCACATGTGCCATTTCTGTATTTATAGTaagtaaaagttttaaaaattggagGTAATATTGTACTCAGCTTTCAACAATTTAAGGCAAAAATGCATAATGATTTTTAATGCAATATTATATAATCCTTTATTTTTAGGAAATCACCTGGTTATTTCATATCATATGATCACAATTTTcattattaagaaagaaaaagaatgtttgcTTTATTGATGAGGTATCAAGGTAATGGTATAAAACAACAAAAGGGAACCTTTTCTGTTTGCCCACTTATCTCCCCAAACAACAAGACAAGATGATGAGAAAGGGCCCTACTCACAGCTGCGGTCTCACAGAACCCTGGCATGCAAAGCAGAGATAATTCAAAAAAGTTACTTTCTCTTCAGGATTATTTGACACCAAACTTTCCTCAAAGTATTCTTCATCTCCATGTTTCTCAGTGTGTAGATCAGAGGGTTGAACATGGGGGCGATGATGGTGTAGAAAAGAGCCAACACTTTATCTTCTGGAAATATTGTGGCTGGTCTGATGTAAATGAACAGAACAGGTGCAAAAAACAAGACCACGACCGTTACGTGAGAACTGCAAGTGCAAAGAGCTCTGCGGCGGCTCTCTGCAGAGTACGCCCTGATGGTGTAgagtataaaaaaataagacaacagcAAGATAACAAATGTCACTAAAGCAATCAGGCCTGAATTAGCAATGACTAATAGACCTATTATTTGTGTATTAGAACAGGATAATTTCAACAAAGGATATATATCGCAGAAGTAGTGATCGATCTCATTGGGGCCACAAAATGATAAGAAGATGGTGAGAAGAAGCTGACTGGCAGAGTGAATGAATCCCCCGGTACAACAAGCTGTGAAGATGGTGTTGCACTTGCTCCTGGTCATGATGACCCCGTAGTGCAGGGGTTTGCAGATGGCCACGTAGCGGTCATAGGCCATTCCTGTGAGGATGAAGATCTCTATGGCTCCAAAGAAATGTGTGGTGAAGAGCTGTATCATGCAGTTATTATAGGAAATCGTCTTCCTTTCTGCCAGTAAGTCTGCCATTAGTTTGGGGGTCACTGTGGACGTATAGCAAAGGTCGGAGAGAGAGAGGTAATTGAGGAAGAAATACATGGGTTGTTCAATTAGCTGACTGCATGTGATCGAAATCATTATGAGCATGTTTCCCACCCAAATAGCGatgtagcaaaataaaaataacacaaagcaCAGTGTCTCGATGTTCTTGTTTTGGGAAAGCCCCAAGAGAATAAACACGGTAAAGTTACTGTTCCTTCCCATGGTCCAGTGTCGATGGAACACGTAAATCACCTGAAATGATGTAATTTGTGAGATCACATTTGTAGGTAGTGTTGAGAAGTATGATGATCGTATTCTATCCAAGTAACTAGCTAGATTTAACTTGCCCCATTCAAAtgtctgaaagaataaaaatctggtATTCAATTAAAATGACTCCTTAATAAAAATCTCTGAAAGACTTCCATTAACTCAGCTAGCAACTTGTGTTCAGTCTGTGACTAGGTAGGCATTAATGCTGTTTATTCAAGCAGcagtattagaattttaatttggGAAAAGTCTACTTACAAAGCCTAATGTAGACCTTAATAATTCCTTGCAAAAAGATACCCATTTCAATGTCTGAGACTCAAAAACTTTTAACAAAACAAGTCtcataattattactttttttattaagaacaagcaaatataaaatttaaaatattgttactAGAATATACATTACCTTAGATTCAACTTTTAATTAGGTAGCATAAAAACTAAGCAGTCTATTAGCAGATAATTAAAGATGGAAAGTTGTCTCTTAAAGAAGCTGAtgatcattttgaattttttaagtatttgctTTCTTGTTTATCTGTCTTCCTAGTGATTTACTAAAAATTTTATGCTgatactttaaaacaaaatgatgcTTAGTTCTATGGTTAATTCAATGACAAGGTTTAAGGAATTAGTAGATAAAACTGAGAATAAATACCTTAAAAAACTGTGCAGATAGGAATATTGGCCTAATGTTTTGTCCTTAAtgtggatattttattttcaaatcaaattatttttaatctattatcagaggttatatatttatttttttctgtatttgtccAACATAAAACTTTTGTCCAAGTCCATGAAGTCTCCAGACAGGGAAAAAATTTATCATACCACAATGTGCCTTTACTAAGTGGCAATAATTTCATCTGTTTTTCAACCTGTCGTGTCTTTGAAATATTTGGTTGTGTCATTCAAAGACTAATGGGATGTAAAGAAAGTACTCTGGTAAATTTTATAGATATTGTTAGTATATATTATTACTCAAATTTTAAGGCAAATAATCATACttgacttggaaaaaataaaataacattttagaatattaaaattattttgagccCAGTATTTCTCAATCTATGCTTGAGTTTTCTTCCTTTCACCAGTGGGAATTTTAATTTCAAGTTGACAAAAATATATGTAGTAGTACTTGTAATCTCTTTATCAATCAGCAAAAGTGATATCAAATAGGTAGGATTTGATTACATAAACTAAATCATTACAGTAGGTGGTGAGCAAACATGTTAACATAAGATCTGAGAGTCTCACAAGTCGCTTAAAAAAACACTAAGTTACTAATAGGGTGTTACATCCTTTACAAAAATAATCTTAAGCCAAAATGTctagaattaatttttatcaGATGTCCTCAAAATGCCTACCCattaatagaatatatttttagtCCTAATGATACACAAGCACTTGTCTTCTCAATCAAACCATACTTCACTTTTCTCCCATCTCTCCTTGTTACTGATTCAGTTAAAATTGTTACCCACACAAAGAACAATTACATGATAAATAcacattgaattttattttattttttctttcagaattttatttatttttttattgttaaatcatagctgtgtacattagtgcaataagggggtacaatgtgctggttttatatacaatctgaaatattctcatcaaactgttcaacgtagccttcatggcatttttagTTAATGTATGTAGACAATtgtgttctgcctttagtaagtttcgcctgtacccattctaagatgcaccgtaggtgtggccccaccctttaccctccctccaccctaacctccccactcccttccccttccttggccatttcctcatagtcttgtgctatagttgggttataaccttcatgtgaaagctataatttagcttcatagtagggctacacaatgaattttaaaacaaaaatatttatttccatagTAGAATTTTAAGAACTGGAATTAGGTTAACAGCAAACATTTGCGtaataggttcttttttttttttttttttttttttttagattttgcgTAATAGGTTCTGATCTTCCCTAAGATAATACTAGAGTAGTATTTTGCCAATAAGAAaggctttttcattttattcgaataaaataacattaaatgtgTAGTtagtttgaattatttttaaaatggcttcCTGTACATTTCCATTTTCATGATCAAAATAATATATACGTGATTTAAAACCTACCTGAAAAATACCTCAAGCATATTAAGACTCTTACTTGAAATTATAGCTCAAAGTAAAGTTAGTCTTGGAATGTTCTCAGGCAAAGCTAGTGCATCaatatgtctttatttattaCAAATGCACCAGTTgtcttggtttattttattttattttttttttattgttggggattcattgagggtacaataagccagattacactgattgtatttgttaggtaaagtcccttttgcaatcatgtcttgcccccagaacaGTTGTCTTGGTTTAAAAGGTTACAGTTGATGATTAATTTCTCtacctggcattttttttttcttattcaactTCCTCACAGACATAGAACCATAATATTTAAGTGTCACaatgttagttttttgtttttttaatttaccagCAAAATCAAACTATTCTTTATAATGTGGGAGCAATTCTATAGTTACATGCCTTAATTCAGCCACTATCTCCAGATGTGATCTTTGccaatttcttaatttcttttaaaaagcttcttcttCATTTAAAATGTAGGGAAATATATGTTTCTGTATATAATTGGAGATGGTTCTGAAGCTTAGCCTTGGGAATAGTGGAACATACGGCAATTTTATTGTACATATACAATGGCACCACACAGAAAAAATTATTCTAGGTTTAGATGTTAAGAAACTTGTGCATAGTAACACAACCAATGTGTAGGAAAATCAGGTTTAAAACCCAAGTTTTTTGACTTCAGAGCTTGAATTAATAACCATGTCACGATATATTTTGTCAAAAGCGAAAAAAACTAAAGCAACGGATAAAATGGAACATTAACTCTGACTCTCCCTGCTCTGGTTTGCATACCAATCTGAATCCATCAGGCTAAACCAGGACGCCTCCTGCTTTTCAGCCACTCAAATTTAAATGTGAAGCGTGTAAATAGAAGCATAGGACTTTATATTAGTCCAAATTCTCTATAAAAATCACAAACCAAATCAGTTCAGGGTTTTACACACAAAATCcagctggaggaaataaaaaatgtacagcTCACATTACTTCTGTTGAAGGCAATGGATCTTTTGTTCTCTCAAGCATGGGCAGGAATAAAGTATTCTCAGTTATTAGTCATGTATGAAAATTAGGTAGGGGGAAAGGGATTTCAGTGCATGCCTGAAGTCTGCCACTTCTTAGTTTTATGTTCTTGACCCATAAGTTTCCCCTCTGTAAATTGAGGGAAATAGCCTCAGTTATCTCTAAGAACTCTTCTCACAATACTGGCcttttcaaactttaaaatactttcttcttgGTCAAAGTTTTATTATCTCCCTAGAGTTGTAACAACATGCCCCTTTTTCATGTGCAGTTCTCCAATAAACTAGGCTGTGTTCTTCTAtaaatttgatcttatttttctAGAACATGCCATCTCATCCCCATTGGACAAGGTCCTTGAGTGTTGTGCTCTTTTAACCCCAAAATGTCTTAGCCAACAGATTTTACCGTACAGcttgtttaaaaattagctaCTAATGAATACGATTTCTtaataaaggattaaaaattttatttttaagacatacCACATATTCATGAAagcaatggaaaatgaaaaaataatttactcaCGTATGTTCTGCACTTACTTAGAATCTGTTGTTTTCCTTTAAAGTTTAATGTTTCTCTCTTCATTGAAATCACAGTCATTCCTTAACTATTTATATTGTTGTGACTTCTGACAACATTTGCTTCAGCACAGTGAGGGCTACTGATgttctactttctatttttcctCATTTCATGCATTAAAAAACATATCATTTTTAGTAACTGTTACCTCTCACATAACCAAATAAAATAAGTTATGAGAGTCTatagctccaaaaaaaaaaaatgtttgaaggaTAAGGTGTGCTTTCTTTTCAAAAACTAGTTAAATCATAGTCTATGTAGAACCAACTTATTCCTGTGCAATTTACAGCTAAAATACTAAGCAAAATCTTACATAAATGTTAGTTCTGAAGATACATTTTTGTTTCCTCCACAGCATTGCCAATTTACTGAAATTTCACTATTTATGTGAACCCAAGTAATCAACCCTAGTAAGCATCCTTTATTTCAAGTCTATAACTTGCAGCATGTTattcaaatcccatttattacAAAGTTCTTGATGGCTGAAATCTGCTATTTATACAACTCgagtttatttttcccttctctataATCTGAAGAGAAAATCATAGTTCTGGTCCCTACATTAACTAATGATCTCTATCAATTCCCACAGTGTTTCATCAAATTCTATTGGGAAGAAGTTCTTTTGCATGCTTTAATGCATTTCCACTTAAAGCAACTttatatgaaatagaaaaacttCCTTTTATGTCTTTTTGAGTTTACAACAAATGTTCACCTTAATATTTGTCAACAATACAGTTGaacattatataatttttctgcAGTCTATCATTTTCAATATGCCTTCCTTATTTAACATCTATATTCAAGCTAGCGTTGGCTTCTGCTGTATTCTGTGAGCACTGTGAATAGTAGCAAATATTTAGTAAACAGATACTCTAAgtcagacatgagcaaattgatggGACTTAGcttatttatctttataacaACCTTATGTGATGTACACCATTACCAACCATAtttcagagatgaagaaactgggacATACAAAAGTTATAGGGAAAACAGTTAATGCTCGTGTGATATAAATTAAACAGGGAAACAAGGCGTGACTGTGAGATAATAGGAATGGTGTTTCTTAGTATGACTGGGAGTTATATGGGAACTTACATTAAAATTATCCATTATTCTGTACATTAATGTTTCTCATGTatcaattaattaataaaagCTTGAATTAATAAAAGCCTAAAAATAATCTATGATAATAGATCAGGTTCTTGAAAGTTAATTCAATCTGTAAGTTTGCTTTGCCTGTAAAGAACTGTTATCAAAGGATTCTGGTAGATCTACTTATGATCAGTATTTCCTACAGTCagattaaactttatttttaaacacttttccTATTTGTTTGTTATGTGTCTCCTCCAATCTCAAGTTAGCAGCTGGTTCACGTCTCcttcagattttattatttttctctacaaCAGCCCCCACGTTTCTCCTCTGTTTCCTTTTGTGCACACTGTCATTATTTGTATCTATACTTGCTTACTCAGCACTATCTCCTCGGTGGAGTATCTTCccacttttaaaaaagtatccaaGTATACCTTCCTGGGCTCTTAAGAACTTTAAAAAGGACTTTTAAGTCTGTAATGCATTTTTATATACTCTTTATATATGCTGTGATGCATGAACCGAGGCTCATTTTTTGCATGTGGACATTCAGCTTGTCCAATActtgttaagatttttttctccatcaaattacattttctctttcatcaaaACTCAGgtttccatatgtctatgtctggGCTATTTTGTTCCATCAATCTGTGTGTCTACTCTGTCACCATACTGTCTTGAATACAATAACGTTATGGTAAGTCCTGACATTGAATAATATGAATCACTAACATTGTTTTTCAATTGCTTTGTCCATTATAGTTCCCTTACCTTGTTGTATGAAATTCAGAATCAGTTTGTTTCTATCTTCAAAAAGCTTGCTGAGATGTTTATTGTGATTGTATTAAATCTCAACACTAATTGGAAGAACTGATCCCTCAACAATGTTGAGTTCTCCAAACATTGATCAGAGCATATCTCTCTGTTCACTGATTTGCTTcaccagtgttttatagttttctgcaCACTGATCTTGCACATAATACTTTAATCTACATGCAAATAGatgttattataattttattttctatgctgACATGAAATAATATAATTGATGTAGTATGTAAACTAAGTATCCTGTGAACTTATTTATTAGTTTCTAGACATTTTTGAAGATTCttggggatttttattttattttatttttttgtgtgtgtgtgtggttttcggccagggctgggcttgaacctgtcacctctggcatatgggactggtgccctacccctttgagccacaggtgcccccctgaTTCTTGGGGATTTTAATACAGACAATTATATCACCTGAAAA
This is a stretch of genomic DNA from Nycticebus coucang isolate mNycCou1 chromosome 14, mNycCou1.pri, whole genome shotgun sequence. It encodes these proteins:
- the LOC128564343 gene encoding olfactory receptor 4P4-like yields the protein MGRNSNFTVFILLGLSQNKNIETLCFVLFLFCYIAIWVGNMLIMISITCSQLIEQPMYFFLNYLSLSDLCYTSTVTPKLMADLLAERKTISYNNCMIQLFTTHFFGAIEIFILTGMAYDRYVAICKPLHYGVIMTRSKCNTIFTACCTGGFIHSASQLLLTIFLSFCGPNEIDHYFCDIYPLLKLSCSNTQIIGLLVIANSGLIALVTFVILLLSYFFILYTIRAYSAESRRRALCTCSSHVTVVVLFFAPVLFIYIRPATIFPEDKVLALFYTIIAPMFNPLIYTLRNMEMKNTLRKVWCQIILKRK